The genome window CGCTGCCGATATCGGCCGGGTATCATACATTGTCCGGCGATGGTGCGCACATCGTCGCGATATCAGCGACCCTGCCGGAGTCATCCGAGGCCGTTTCCGGGGCTAAAGCCCCGGCACTACAAGCCTCGGCACTACAACCACCCCTTGAAACGGAGGTTCCAGCGGAGCGCAGCGACAGAACGTGGGGCCTCTACGAGGCAATACTGCCCGCGCACGCTGCCGGTCTGCTCATTTTGCGCGAGGGCTACTCCGCGAATTGGGGAGCTGCGATCGACGGCCGCCGCCTGGGGCTGCCCGTGTTCGTTGACGGATACGCGACCGGCTGGATGCTGCCGGCTACGTCGTCCCCATCACATCTTTCTATTGGATACGCTCCGCTCGCGGTCTATGCAGCGCTCGCGGCCATCGCGCTACTCACGTGGCTCTCGCTCCTCGCCGGCCTTTTTCTCCAAGGGACGCCGAAGCCGACACGGACCTAAAGGTCCGTGCCTACGAGGTCCGTGCTAAAGGTCCGTGGCTACATTTTCAACGAAGGCCTAAGCGGTGCGGCGACTTGCGGTGCTGGGCGCGGGCTACGTCGGCCTGACGACCGCGACGTGTCTTGCCGAGTTGGGCAACATCGTCGTGTGCATCGACATCGACCCTTCGAAGATCAAAGCGCTGCGTCAGGGACGCTTGCCCTTCTTCGAGCCCGGTCTGCTGGAGATGGTGCTAAGCAACCAGCATGCCGAGCGGCTGACGTTCTCGGACGCGCCGAAGGAGGCGTTGCATGGCGCGCAGATGATCTTCATCGCGGTGGGCACGCCGCTGCTCGAAAACGGCCAGATCGATCTGCGCAGCGTGCACGCCGCGGCGCGCGACATCGCGCTGTCGCTCGATGGGCCCGTCATCGTCGTCAACAAGTCCACCGTGCCGGTGCAGACCGCAGACGTCGTCGCCGCCGTCATCGACGAGGCGAAGGCTTCGAAGCATAAGGTCACCATCGTCGCCAATCCGGAGTTCTTGCGCGAGGGCAGCGCGATCGCCGACTTCATGCATCCGGACCGCATCGTCATCGGCGTCGAGGACGAGCGGGCAGAAGCCGAACTGCGCGACCTCTACGCGCCGCTGGAGGCGCCGATCATCGTGACCGACCCGCGCACCGCCGAGATGATCAAACTCACCGCCAACGCCTTTTTGGCGACCAAGGTCTCCTTCATCAACGAGATCGCGAACATCTGCGAGCAGGTCGGCGCGGACGTCAAGGAGGTGGTGCTCGGGGCGGGCAGCGACAAACGCATCGGCGTTGCGTTCATGAACGCGGGGCTCGGCTTCGGCGGCTCGTGTTTCCCGAAGGACGTGCTAGCGTTGCGGCAGATCGCCGAGGCATCCCACGTCGAACCGCGCATGCTGCGCGCCGCGCTCGAGACCAACACGGCCCAGATCGATGGCGTGATGGCGCGCTTGAACGAACTTTTAGAAGGCGTGAAGGGCAAACGCATCGCGCTCTTCGGCCTGTCATTCAAGCCGAACACCGATGACGTGCGCGAGTCGCCCGCGCTGGCGCTGGCGCAGAGGCTCGTCGCCCAGGGCGCGACGGTGACGGTTCACGATCCGGTCGCGATCGCCAAGGCGAAGGCGGTGCTGCGCGACTCCGTGCGCTATGCGAGCGCTCATTACGAGGCCACCCGCGACGCAGACGCGCTCGTCATCGCGACGGACTGGAACGAATACAAGCAGCTCGATTTCGCGGTGTTGCGGAAACTGATGGCCGGCCGCGTCATCTTCGACGCGCGCAATATCTACGAACCCAGCAAGGTCGTGGCGGAAGGCTTCGTCTATTGCGGCATCGGGCGCGCCGCTCCGTTCCACGCCCAACCCGAGGCGCAGGTCGACGGCACTTCGATCCGTCGAACCATGCCGTGAACGTGGTGGTCACCGGCGCGGCCGGATTCGTCGGCTCGCATCTGGTGGACCGATACCTGCGCGACGGCGCCGAAGTGCTTGGTATCGATAGCCTGTTGACCGGCAGCGAAGACAACTTGCGGGGTGCGTGCAAGAATCCGCGCTTTCGATTCGTGCGAGGTGACGTCGCGTCAGGGGACCCCCAACTCATGCAGCCGGACGGGGGCGCCGAGCTCGTTCTCCATTTCGCATCGCCCGCTAGCCCGGTCGACTATGCGACGAACCCATTCAAGACGCTGGCGGTGAATAGCCGCGGCACCGAGGCCTGCTGCCTCGCGGCGCTAGCGATGAAAGCGCGGCTCGTCTATGCATCGACCTCCGAAGTGTACGGCGATCCCCTGCAGCATCCGCAAGCCGAGTCGTATTGGGGCAACGTGAACCCGCTCGGCCCGCGCTCTTGCTACGACGAATCGAAGCGTTTCGGAGAGGCGCTCGTGATGGCGTATGTCCGGGAGCGCGGTCTCGACGCCCGTATCGTGCGCATCTTCAACACGTATGGGCCGCGCATGCGGCGCAAGGACGGCCGAGTCGTACCGACTTTCATCGATCAGGCGCTGCGCGCCGAGCCCTTGACGATTCAGGGCGACGGTTCGCAAACGCGCTCGTACTGTTACATCGATGATCTGGTCGAGGGTGTGGTCCGGTGCGCCGCGTCCGAACTGACTAGCGGAATTGCGGTCAACCTCGGCAATCCGGACGAGCGCAACGTGCGCGAGCTCGCGGAGATCGTGAGCCGGCTCGCCGGCGTTCCGCTCAAAGTCGTCAATAAGCCGCTGCCGCTGGACGATCCGGCGCGCCGCTGCCCGGATATCAGCCGGGCGCGCGAGCTGCTCGGTTGGGAGCCCCACGTCTCGCTCGAGGACGGTTTGCGCGCGACGATCGCGTTCACAAAGGGCCAGACTAAAGTCTGGCATACCACATAATCAGGCCAGACTGAAGTCCGGCATACCACATAGGCCTAGTTCAAGTCGGCCCAGCGATAGACGGTCGGATCCACGCGCATCGCATCGGCGCCTTCGATGACCAGGCTGCGCGGCTTGCGCTCGAGCCCGGCGCGATCGCGCTCCGCCGATTTCCAAGAGCCACGCGTGAACAAGAAGTGGAACTCGGTCCCGGTCTTCAAGCGCACTTCGATGTAGTAGTGCAGCCCGTCGGCCTTTTGCATCTTGATGGCTTGCGGATTCCAGCCGCTCGTGTCGGTTGTGATGTACACGTCATCGGTGAATGGCGTGTTCGGCGGGACCTGGACCGTGATGCGCACCAGCGTGTCCTTGGAGAGCTTGCTCTGAAAGGTCGCGGCGCGCGGCGCAAGGTCCGGATTGGGCTGCGACGGCGAGAGTTGCGCGACATATTTGCGAGGCACGTCCGCCGCGGGCGTGCCTTGCGGCAAGGGTTTGCGCGCGAAGTGGACCGACGTGACCGACGCGCTTTCCGTATCCAGATAGGCGACGGCGAACAGGCCGGGCGCGATCGCGTATGAGGGCGCAGCGCCCGTGGCTTCGTCCACCAGGCTGACGTTTGCGGCGAGTTTGAACGCATCGCCGCTCGAGAAGACGATGTAGCCGCGCTCGAAGTCGATCACTTGTCCGTTGACGAGCAGCGGCACCGGAGTGCTCGTGGGCGCTACGATGTCCGGCGGCGCTGTCTGCGAAGGCTGCGGTATCGGCGTCGGTAGGATCATGAAGAGCATGAGGATCGCGTATTGTATCACTGCGCGCTCACCACGAACGTGTATGGCGTCCACCACAAACCGGACCACCCGAAGTTGTAGCCGCGCTGGACGTCGATGAACAACGTGCGCGTGATGCGCGTGCGCACGTCTCCAGTGAGCTGATAGCGGGGCGGGGCGTTGCTGAACTGGGTCTGCACCGGTGAGAACGCCGACTTCGAAGCGCCGAACGTGAATTGGAAATCCGGCGACGGCGTCAACGCGAAGGTCATGCCGTACACGCGGTTGGTCGCCCCCGGGGAACCGGGGGCCTCGTTCAGGACGAACGGCAACCCAGACGTGGAAAACGGCTGCGGAGCCAATCCGGTCGACGCGTTGGGCGAGATGAACGTCGCGTTCGGATCGCGCGTGCTGCTCGAGTCGATGACCGTCGAGCCGATGAATACCAGATTGCGCGCCAGACGGCGGCTGATCGTGCCGGTGAAGACCTGTTCGTCGATCGTGTTGGGAAAGCTGAGCCAGGCATGCGCGATTTGGTAACGCGCGTTCAGACCAGTGCCGAACGGCCCCGGATATGTCGGTGTGTAGATCGCGCCGGAGACATACTCCGACGTGGCTTGCTTCGCGCCGGTGCTGCGGATGCCGAAGACGTCGTGCTGCATGCCAAGTCCCGACGTGAGGCGATACGATAATCCCGTTCGACCGATGTGCTGAT of Candidatus Tumulicola sp. contains these proteins:
- a CDS encoding NAD-dependent epimerase/dehydratase family protein encodes the protein MNVVVTGAAGFVGSHLVDRYLRDGAEVLGIDSLLTGSEDNLRGACKNPRFRFVRGDVASGDPQLMQPDGGAELVLHFASPASPVDYATNPFKTLAVNSRGTEACCLAALAMKARLVYASTSEVYGDPLQHPQAESYWGNVNPLGPRSCYDESKRFGEALVMAYVRERGLDARIVRIFNTYGPRMRRKDGRVVPTFIDQALRAEPLTIQGDGSQTRSYCYIDDLVEGVVRCAASELTSGIAVNLGNPDERNVRELAEIVSRLAGVPLKVVNKPLPLDDPARRCPDISRARELLGWEPHVSLEDGLRATIAFTKGQTKVWHTT
- a CDS encoding UDP-glucose/GDP-mannose dehydrogenase family protein translates to MRRLAVLGAGYVGLTTATCLAELGNIVVCIDIDPSKIKALRQGRLPFFEPGLLEMVLSNQHAERLTFSDAPKEALHGAQMIFIAVGTPLLENGQIDLRSVHAAARDIALSLDGPVIVVNKSTVPVQTADVVAAVIDEAKASKHKVTIVANPEFLREGSAIADFMHPDRIVIGVEDERAEAELRDLYAPLEAPIIVTDPRTAEMIKLTANAFLATKVSFINEIANICEQVGADVKEVVLGAGSDKRIGVAFMNAGLGFGGSCFPKDVLALRQIAEASHVEPRMLRAALETNTAQIDGVMARLNELLEGVKGKRIALFGLSFKPNTDDVRESPALALAQRLVAQGATVTVHDPVAIAKAKAVLRDSVRYASAHYEATRDADALVIATDWNEYKQLDFAVLRKLMAGRVIFDARNIYEPSKVVAEGFVYCGIGRAAPFHAQPEAQVDGTSIRRTMP